In one window of Littorina saxatilis isolate snail1 linkage group LG11, US_GU_Lsax_2.0, whole genome shotgun sequence DNA:
- the LOC138980258 gene encoding uncharacterized protein has translation MFRTFTGNGFPLQTKMASQDVKDRLRSMPPKVCLPPTPPAVPVARVASTASAKKKKKKLREKLKVCLTSQFERWGALRGQVFAKTPHLLKPHNRSKADTELSRILMDAYERTQEAALTDPQPGCSTWDIESRAVQRPDFAKQPPQKTSTPGQLLQQAKVSTTPDLSSVPSSSKPCYQQIQEAALTDPQPGCSTWDIESRAVQRPDFAKQPPQKTSTPGQLLQQAKVSTTPDLSSVPSSSKPCTPLSGVEPFEEEPELEIEKTDQPAKEGKGMRSKRQNIDRSFVNPLNITVEFSDLTCDGDLDGDDSDFDVDDIELESQDASFFLTMDVDEKYAKEADEVAFEEVAYGQQEDEETGDADTAEEVELGPGITRIATADQCQDICNSTLCLAFVHQLKALAAVSIRKCSTAGCEHVPAVKEGFTGSALYLRWECVKGHVSHTWCAQPTLPNKIHCGDFLVSTCILLSGNNYAKLALWAKVLNLPFPGATFHQAVQKHYVVQAVKDTWKDHQRAIFDSLAEQNLVVLGDGRNDSPGHCAQYCSYTLMEAETTKILSVQCVDKRETQRKSTNMERVGFKRALDEVVLEGERVDTTVDEVVTDAHVGIAADMKAIGKKHSLDVWHVAKNIGKKLAKIAAGSKGRKLQKWIPSIVNHFWFCCQKADTKTKFMGMWRGVLQHVCNIHSWDAGAWCCDHEDLGGEREDGRAWLDPQEDRALVKQLASVVLDQTLIQKAELVITNRSTCPLEVFHQHLLMYAGKRFAYTPPVYEARILLAAMDHNTHAGRPLATSKDGRKKYHRCFNKKTGRWSVFPVKVPKTYHHIPALKLRIMEMRLQDPLPLHRKKPLAQEDPRRLSTHLAATSPPPTSELVAQKKSRFT, from the exons ATGTTTAGAACATTTACCGGAAACGGATTTCCCctacaaacaaagatggcttCTCAAGATGTGAAAGATCGTCTTCGATCTATGCCTCCAAAAGTATGTTTGCCTCCTACTCCACCTGCTGTGCCTGTTGCCAGAGTTGCAAGCACGGCTTCggccaagaaaaaaaagaaaaagctgaGGGAGAAATTGAAAGTTTGTTTGACCAGCCAATTCGAACGATGGGGGGCCCTCCGAGGACAGGTGTTTGCCAAGACACCTCATTTGTTGAAACCTCACAACAGATCAAAAGCAGACACGGAACTTTCTAGAATCCTCATGGACGC gTACGAACGAACTCAAGAGGCCGCATTGACTGACCCTCAACCAGGATGTTCTACTTGGGATATTGAAAGCAG AGCTGTGCAGAGACCAGACTTTGCTAAACAGCCTCCGCAGAAAACTTCCACCCCAGGGCAGCTCCTGCAGCAAGCAAAAGTCAGCACCACCCCCGACCTCTCCTCTGTCCCTAGTTCGTCCAAGCCGTG ctATCAACAGATTCAAGAGGCCGCATTGACTGACCCTCAACCAGGATGTTCTACTTGGGATATTGAAAGCAG AGCTGTGCAGAGACCAGACTTTGCTAAACAGCCTCCGCAGAAAACTTCCACCCCAGGGCAGCTCCTGCAGCAAGCGAAAGTCAGCACCACCCCCGACCTCTCCTCTGTCCCTAGTTCGTCCAAGCCGtg tACACCTTTATCAGGTGTGGAGCCATTCGAGGAGGAGCCAGAACTTGAGATTGAAAA GACTGATCAGCCTGCCAAAGAAGGGAAAGGGATGAGGTCAAAACG GCAGAACATTGACCGCTCCTTTGTCAACCCTCTCAA CATCACTGTTGAATTCAGTGATTTAACCTGTGATGGTGATTTAGATGGTGATGACAGCGACTTTGATGTCGATGATATCGAGCTGGAATCTCAAGACGCCAGTTTTTTTCTCACCATGGATGT GGATGAAAAGTATGCCAAGGAGGCAGACGAGGTGGCCTTTGAGGAGGTGGCGTACGGCCAGCAGGAGGACGAAGAGACAGGTGATGCTGACACTGCGGAGGAGGTGGAGTTAGGACCAGGCATCACCAGGATAGCCACAGCAGACCAGTGCCAGGACATTTGCAACAGCACACTGTGCCTAGCATTTGTCCACCAACTAAAGGCACTGGCTGCTGTGAGCATCAGGAAATGCTCCACTGCTGGGTGTGAGCATGTTCCTGCCGTGAAGGAGGGCTTCACAGGCTCAGCACTGTACCTCAGATGG gaatgtgtgaAAGGCCATGTGAGCCACACATGGTGTGCCCAGCCCACCCTGCCCAACAAAATTCACTGTGGTGATTTTCTAGTCAGCACATGTATCCTCCTAAGTGGAAATAATTATGCCAAGCTGGCGTTGTGGGCGAAGGTGCTGAACCTGCCCTTTCCTGGTGCTACCTTCCACCAGGCTGTCCAGAAACATTATGTGGTGCAG GCTGTGAAGGACACATGGAAGGACCACCAACGAGCCATCTTCGACTCATTGGCAGAGCAAAATTTGGTTGTTCTGG gagaTGGACGCAATGATTCACCAG GTCATTGCGCACAGTACTGCAGCTACACTCTTATGGAGGCTGAGACCACAAAGATTCTCTCTGTCCAGTGTGTGGACAAACGGGAAACACAGCGAAAATCCACGAACATGGAAAGGGTTGGATTTAAGAGGGCACTGGATGAGGTAGTGCTTGAAGGTGAACGGGTGGACACCACTGTTGATGAGGTCGTCACTGATGCCCATGTGGGAATAGCTGCAGATATGA agGCGATCGGAAAAAAACATTCCCTTGATGTGTGGCATGTTGCCAAAAATATTGGCAAGAAGCTAGCCAAG ATTGCTGCAGGCAGTAAAGGTCGCAAGCTGCAAAAGTGGATCCCTTCGATAGTGAACCACTTTTGGTTCTGCTGCCAGAAGGCTGACACCAAGACAAAGTTCATG GGTATGTGGCGAGGAGTTTTGCAACATGTTTGCAACATACATTCTTGGGATGCTGGTGCCTGGTGCTGCGACCATGAAGACCTGGGCGGGGAAAGGGAGGATGGGAGGGCCTGGCTTGATCCTCAGGAAGACCGTGCCCTAGTGAAACAGCTCGCCTCTGTGGTCTTAGACCAGACTCTGATCCAGAAAGCAGAGTTGGTCATCACAAACAG GAGCACATGCCCCCTGGAGGTGTTTCACCAACATTTGTTGATGTATGCGGGCAAAAGGTTTGCGTACACACCTCCGGTTTATGAAGCCAGGATTCTGTTGGCAGCCATGGACCACAACACTCATGCTGGTCGACCCTTGGCGACTTCAAAGGATGGCAGAAAGAA GTATCACAGATGCTTCAATAAGAAAACCGGCCGCTGGTCGGTATTCCCTGTGAAGGTCCCAAAGACCTACCACCACATTCCAGCCCTGAAGCTGCGAATCATGGAGATGAGACTACAAGACCCGTTGCCACTGCACAGGAAAAAACCTCTGGCACAAGAGGACCCAAGGAGACTGTCAACACACCTGGCAGCAACCTCCCCACCTCCAACTAGTGAACTTGTTGCACAGAAAAAATCTCGTTTTACCTGA